In one Saccharibacillus brassicae genomic region, the following are encoded:
- a CDS encoding response regulator transcription factor: MADQKERILVVDDEERIRRLLRMYLEKEGYEIEEAEDGESALQKATEGDYTLVILDVMLPGIDGVEVCARLRQVKSTPVLMLTAKGEEVNRVQGFEVGADDYVVKPFSPREVIYRVKAILRRSSATAYLTKESGTSNNIVFPHLTIEHDAHRVLAGGHEVGLTPKEYELLHYLAVSPDKVFSREELLKDVWNYEFFGDLRTVDTHVKRLREKLNKVSPDSASMITTVWGVGYKLEVPK; the protein is encoded by the coding sequence GTGGCTGATCAAAAAGAGCGAATTCTCGTAGTGGACGACGAAGAAAGAATCCGGCGTTTGCTTCGCATGTATTTGGAAAAAGAAGGCTATGAGATCGAAGAAGCGGAGGACGGCGAGAGCGCTCTGCAAAAAGCGACGGAAGGCGATTACACGCTGGTCATTCTCGACGTGATGCTGCCCGGCATCGACGGCGTGGAAGTGTGCGCGCGTCTGCGCCAGGTCAAATCGACGCCCGTGCTGATGCTGACCGCCAAAGGCGAGGAAGTCAACCGGGTGCAGGGCTTCGAAGTCGGCGCCGACGATTACGTCGTCAAGCCGTTCAGCCCGCGCGAAGTGATTTACCGGGTCAAAGCGATTCTGCGCCGTTCTTCGGCGACCGCCTATCTGACCAAAGAAAGCGGAACGAGCAACAACATCGTATTCCCGCACCTGACGATCGAGCACGATGCGCACCGCGTGCTGGCCGGAGGGCACGAAGTGGGACTGACTCCCAAAGAGTACGAACTGCTGCATTATCTGGCCGTGTCGCCGGACAAGGTCTTCTCCCGGGAAGAACTGCTCAAGGACGTGTGGAACTACGAATTTTTCGGCGATCTGCGCACGGTCGACACCCACGTCAAACGGCTGCGCGAAAAGCTGAACAAAGTGTCGCCCGATTCGGCTTCCATGATTACGACCGTCTGGGGCGTCGGCTACAAACTCGAGGTTCCGAAGTAA
- a CDS encoding pseudouridine synthase — protein MERLQKILAQAGVASRRKCEELILAGKVEVNGEVVTTLGTKADPNVDEITVSGRAIKAQQKLYLMFNKPKGVITSATDPEGRKVVTDYIKGIKERVYPVGRLDYDSEGLLLLTNDGDLAQKLTHPSHHVPKTYLATVEGIPHGDSLEKLRRGIQLEDGMTAPAQLEYYDVDQQKKQATIRITIYEGKNRQVRRMFDAISHPVKRLKRISMGNLFLQNLKRGLHRPLTASEINELKQLSEIKHERETPDK, from the coding sequence ATGGAACGATTACAGAAAATTTTGGCCCAGGCGGGCGTGGCTTCGAGACGAAAATGCGAGGAGCTCATCCTGGCGGGCAAGGTCGAGGTGAACGGCGAAGTCGTAACGACGCTTGGCACAAAAGCCGACCCGAACGTTGACGAGATCACGGTCAGCGGCCGGGCGATCAAAGCGCAGCAGAAGCTGTATCTGATGTTCAACAAGCCCAAAGGCGTCATTACGAGCGCGACCGATCCCGAAGGCCGCAAGGTCGTAACCGATTACATCAAAGGGATCAAGGAACGCGTCTATCCGGTAGGCCGTCTGGACTACGATTCGGAAGGGCTGCTGCTGCTGACGAACGACGGCGATCTGGCCCAGAAGCTGACGCACCCGAGCCATCACGTGCCGAAGACCTACCTGGCTACGGTAGAAGGCATTCCGCACGGCGATTCGCTCGAGAAACTGAGACGGGGCATTCAGCTGGAAGACGGCATGACCGCTCCGGCGCAGCTTGAATATTACGACGTGGACCAGCAGAAAAAGCAGGCGACGATCCGCATCACGATCTACGAAGGCAAGAACCGTCAGGTTCGGCGCATGTTCGACGCGATCTCGCACCCGGTCAAACGCCTCAAGCGGATCTCGATGGGCAATCTGTTTTTGCAGAACCTCAAGCGCGGCCTGCATCGCCCGCTGACGGCAAGCGAAATCAACGAGCTGAAGCAGCTTTCGGAAATTAAGCACGAGAGAGAAACGCCGGACAAGTAA